From Quercus lobata isolate SW786 chromosome 1, ValleyOak3.0 Primary Assembly, whole genome shotgun sequence, one genomic window encodes:
- the LOC115987918 gene encoding monofunctional riboflavin biosynthesis protein RIBA 3, chloroplastic yields the protein MDSALFTHPLFSHIFTSSSWHPSLVAFQRAGICLYKHRLLNRPCWAAGVPGIGAKNLFDDSSLKGSENGCVLGAFDDELASAPFGTLDAKITPETIDFFVSDAEGDPDCPSEGYFSIEQALNTLRQGKFVIVVDDENGDIEGNLVMAASLTSPMDVAFMVKHGSGIVSVGMKDEDLQRLKLPLMSPETEDEDSSAPTFTITVDAKTGTSTGVSASDRAKTVLALSSLESKPEDFRRPGHVFPLKYRNGGVLRRAGHTEASVDLVSLAGLRPVSVLSAIVDADDGSMASLPGLRKLALEHNIPIVSITDLIRYRRKRENLVERTAISRLPTKWGLFQAYCYRSKLDGTEHIAIVKGNIGHGQDVLVRVHSECLTGDILGSARCDCGNQLDLAMKLIEQAGRGVVVYLRGHEGRGIGLGHKLRAYNLQDQGHDTVQANIELGLAVDAREYGIGAQILRDVGVQTMRLMTNNPAKFTGLKGYGLAVIGRVPVLTPITEENKKYLETKRTKMGHVYGSDIHGPLAGFTNSNENNPDQPDS from the exons ATGGATTCTGCTTTGTTTACTCATCCCTTGTTTTCTCACATCTTCACCAGCTCAAG TTGGCACCCATCTTTGgtggcttttcagagagctGGAATTTGCCTATACAAGCACAGGTTGTTGAATCGTCCCTGTTGGGCTGCCGGGGTGCCTGGAATTGGAGCTAAAAATCTGTTTGATGATAGTTCTTTGAAGGGGAGTGAAAATGGGTGTGTGTTGGGGGCCTTTGATGATGAGTTGGCTTCAGCGCCATTTGGGACTCTAGATGCTAAAATTACTCCGGAAACCATTGATTTCTTTGTCAGCGACGCTGAGGGTGACCCTGACTGCCCATCTGAGGGGTACTTTTCAATTGAGCAGGCACTTAATACACTACGCCAAGGAAAG TTTGTGATTGTTGTAGATGATGAAAATGGAGATATTGAAGGAAACCTTGTCATGGCAGCATCTCTTACGAGTCCAATGGACGTGGCATTTATGGTCAAGCATGGATCAGGAATTGTTTCGGTAGGAATGAAAGATGAGGATCTTCAAAGACTGAAGCTTCCTCTAATGTCACCGGAAACTGAGGATGAGGATTCTTCAGCCCCCACTTTCACAATCACAGTG GATGCAAAGACTGGCACTTCTACTGGAGTATCAGCTTCAGACAGGGCAAAGACAGTTCTTGCTCTCTCATCTCTTGAGTCAAAGCCAGAAGACTTCCGAAGGCCAGGCCATGTGTTTCCTCTTAAGTACAGGAATGGAGGGGTTCTTAGGAGAGCCGGTCACACGGAGGCTTCTGTAGATTTGGTTTCACTGGCTGGCTTGAGGCCAGTTTCTGTTCTTTCAGCTATTGTTGACGCAGATGATGGTTCAATGGCATCCTTGCCTGGTTTAAGAAAGTTGGCATTGGAGCACAACATTCCAATTGTGTCAATAACTGATTTGATTAG GTACAGgagaaagagggaaaatttGGTTGAAAGAACTGCTATTTCACGTCTGCCCACTAAATGGGGTCTATTTCAGGCATACTGCTATCGCTCAAAGCTAGATGGAACAGAACATATAGCGATTGTGAAG GGAAACATTGGCCATGGACAAGATGTTCTAGTAAGAGTTCACTCAGAGTGTTTAACCGGGGATATACTTGGGTCAGCTAGGTGTGATTGTGGCAACCAGTTGGATTTGGCAATGAAGTTAATAGAACAAGCTGGTAGAGGAGTTGTTGTTTACCTTCGAGGTCATGAAGGCAGAGGAATAGGCTTAGGTCACAAGCTTCGGGCGTATAATTTGCAGGATCAAGGTCATGACACAGTCCAGGCCAATATAGAACTTGGGTTAGCTGTTGATGCACGTGAGTACGGGATTGGTGCCCAG ATTCTAAGAGACGTTGGAGTTCAAACAATGCGGCTAATGACCAACAATCCAGCCAAGTTCACTGGTCTGAAGGGATACGGTTTGGCAGTCATTGGGAGAGTTCCTGTGTTGACACCAATTACAGAGGAAAACAAGAAGTACTTGGAAACAAAGCGTACCAAGATGGGTCATGTTTATGGGTCTGATATACATGGTCCATTAGCAGGATTCACCAACTCAAATGAAAATAACCCAGACCAACCAGATAGCTAA